The genomic stretch TTGGTAGATGCTTTCAGAATGGCGTGTTTGGcgggaaaaaagttttaatattataaggaaatgaaggaataaaatattttatattcgCAGATTAACTCACATTCCGAAATTAGATGCACGATAAACAGACTGTGATGAatcatactttattttaaaatatattccaaCTGTATTCTAGTAAATATACTCTATTTCGATGTCTATGCCTGTACACTACGACATTACATTTGTATCGAATCCAAGGGTTAAGTCACGAAGCCCAGCTGTGGGAAAAAACTCGATGGAATATCAGAGGAATTTTTCACCATGTAATACGAATCTATTCATAGAACTTTGAGTGTCCTTATATGGGATTGATTATATTCGTTTGTTGAAGGCGCGATCCAAGCAACCTGGGACTTCAGTGATGTTGGCTTTTTGGGGTACAATGTTGCCAAATTCTACCAGCATTTGAGAGCTGATACGGGGGATGGAAATGAAATCGTAGTAACTGGTTACTTAAAAAATTTCAAGGAAGTGTCAGAGGAAGACCAAAAGACTGAAATCTCCTTGTGCAGTTGCAAGTGAAAAGGAACCATCCAGCCTTAGAGAAAGTCAAATACAATGAGCTCTGCCCAGCAGGTACAGAACATGGCACAAGAAACACACATAGCAGGGTCAGCACATGTTCAGGAGGTGACATTCATGAGCTGGGGACCATGGTAAAACGTGATTTCCAAGACTGCGAACCGTGCACTTTGAAATGCCCGTGGCTGCCTGAAGAATCCTAAGTACCACGTACACAAAggaaagttgaaaaaaaataacataccTGAAAGGAAACTTGGCCACAATTCTCGGCAAGGTGATTACCCGCAGGGACGGTATCACCTGTAGCCTCagccggcggccgggccgggagggTGTCGCAGCAGCTGCCGGCCGACAGGCGGAGCTGGCTCTTGCGCGAGTCGGCGGTGAGCGACACCTCGTGCGAGTAGGAGTGCAGGAAGGCGCGGACGCCGTCGATGCCCACGAAGTGCGAGGCCGGGACGCCGCGCAaggcgccgctgcccgccgccagcaGCTGCGAGCGGCGCCAGCGCCGCAGGcgcagcgccagcagcagcagcaggaaggcgAGGAAGAGGCAGGACACGGCCGCCACGGCCACCACCAGCCACCGCGTCAGGCTGCCGGCCGGCtcgcccggcgctgccgccgccgccgccgccgccgcgctgcccagCTCCGACAGCAGCTCGGCCACGCTCTCGGCCAGCACCACCGTCAGCGTGGCCGTGGCCGACAGCGCCGGCCGCCCGTGgtccttcaccaccaccaccaggctCTGCCGCGCCGCGTCGCGGGCCAGCGCAAAGCGCGCCGTGCGCACCTCGCCGCTGTGCAGCCCCACGCGGAACAGCCCCGGCTCCGTCGCCTTGGCCAGCTCGTACGACAGCCACGCGTTCTGCCCCGCGTCCGCGTCCACCGCCACCACCTTGGCCACCAGCGCCCCGGGCTCCGCCGAGCGCGGCGCCAGCTCCACGCCCGCCCAGCCCGCGCCCGGcgccggcgccggcggcgggtACAGCACCTGCGGCGCGTTGTCGTTCTCGTCCACGATCACGAGCCGCACCGACACGTTGCTGCTCAGCGCCGGCGCGCCGCCGTCCTCCGcccgcacccacagccccacctcGCGCACCTCCTCGTAGTCGAAGGAGCGCAGCGCGTACAGCGCGCCCGTCTCCGCCTGCACCGACACGTAGGACGAGAGCGGCGCGCCCCGCACCCGCCCCTCCGACAGCCGGTACCGCACGCGCGCGTTCTGCCCCCAGTCCGCGTCCGCCGCCCGCACCGTCAGCACCAGCGCGCCCGCCGCGTTGTTCTCGGGCAGCCGGGCGCTGTAGCGCGCCTCCGCGAACACCGGCGCGTTGTCGTTCACGTCCAGCACCCGCAGCGCCAGCACCGCGCTGCTCCACAGCGCCGGCGACCCGCCGTCCGCCGCCCGCACCGTCACGTTGTACTCCGCCACCTCCTCCCGGTCCAGCTCCTCGGCAGTCACCATGCTGTAGTAATTATCAAACGACCTCTCCAGCCGGAACGGGAGGCGCTCGGCGATGCTGCACCGCACCTCGCCGTTCGCCCCGGAGTCCCTATCGTGGACGTTGAAAATTGCTATGACTGTCCCCAGCGGTGTATCTTCTGGGACCGGACTGAATACAGACATAATGACAATCTCGGGGACGTGGTTGTTCACATCAGAGACCTTGATGAGAACCTTGCTGTGAGACGAGAGTCCGCCCGTGTCCCGGGCTTGCACATCCAATTCGTAAAACTCCTGTTCCTCGAAATTCAGCTTCTCTGTTATCTCAATTTCTCCACTTTCCGGATCCAGCTTAAAAGTCTTGTCGACCTTCTCCGGTATTTTAATGAACGAGTACTTCACCTTGGCGTTTGGCCCCTCGTCTCTGTCAGTCGCTGTCACCTGCAACACCCGACTTCCCACTGCTACGTCTTCTCTCACAGTCACCTTATAAACGGGCTGAGTAAATTGCGGAGCGTTGTCATTTCCGTCTAACACAATGATTTGGATTGTTGTCGATCCCGATTTCACAGGACTCCCCCCGTCTGTGGCTGTCAGGATCAAATTATGAGCAGCCTGCTGTTCTCGATCCAAAGAATTCACCAGTATTAATTCCGGATATGTCACACCGTCATCTCCGTTTTTCACGTCCAAGGAGAAATAGCTGCTCTCGCTACACTTGTAATTCTGTAAAGAGTTCACTCCTATGTCGGGATCTTGAGCTTTCTCCAACGGGAAACGCGTGCCTGGTGCAGTATACTCGCTGATTTCTAAGACGCTGTTCCTTACCGGGAAGCTCGGCGAATTATCATTAATATCCAGTATTTCTACCTCCCCTCTGTAAAGCTTTATTGGATTTTTTACAAGAATCTCAAAATTTAGAGCGCACTTAGCAACAGCTGCGCATATGTCCTCTCTGTCCACCCGCTCCTTGATAGATAAGTGGCCGTCTTGCAAGTCCAAAAAAAAGTACTGCGTCCTACCTGTGTCAAAAACGTGGACTTCGCGGTGGCGGAGCGccggcagctccagccccaggtccttGGCCACGTCGCCCACGAACGAGCCCTTCGGCATCTCCTCGGGAACCGAGTAGCGCAGCTGCCCCCACGCCGCCTCCCACGCCGCCACCAGGACGCACCACAGCAGGGCTCGCTCCCGCCGGACCCGGcgccctcctccctccaccaTTGCAAAGCCCGGCTGCAGCTGCCCGCTCTCCCCTCCGCCCAGCGGAGCCGACCTGCGGGTCACCGCTGTCGCTGCGCTCCTCCCGCCGAGCCTTCCGCCGAGCAGCCTGGCTCAACTAGCTCCCACCGCGCTGCTTCGGGCTCGGAGCTGCGGCTTGCTCACCGGCTCGCCGTTGCCCCGGCGGCCGCCTCCTGCCTTTCGGCCGATTGTGAGCCAACAGCGACACTCGCAGCCGCAGACAGCAACTGCAGCGCTCCGCTGCGGCAAAGCGGCCCCCCGTCCTGCCGGCTTCCCACTCCTGCTGAGCGAATAGCGCCTGCTGCAGCCACGGGCTTGTCATCATCCCTGATAACAGTGCTTACAGATTCACGGGACATGCGTGCATTCAGGATAGTCTGTCTAAGAAGTCCTGCCCATCGCATTGCTTGCTAAACGGCACCTCCGACGAGGTTCCCTCGGGAAAGCTCAGCAGTGTGTTCAGGGCCCtccaacacagaaaacagcctCCCCCTCTCATAAACCATCGAGTTATGAACTGCATCAGACACACGAACCCTCGGGCTGGAACAACctgagaagcagcagttttACACCAGCAGATGCCAGTTCCTTGTGATCTCAGTAAGAGAGACACACCGACTCTCTAAGATGTGATTCACAACTCTCTTATAGCTCATAGCACTATAGGAAGAGATCAGCATAGCTAATCCTACATCCCTGTAGATGTGGACAACCCTGATCAGAGTAGCTTCACAGAGGACTCCAGCCACACACAGCACACCATGCAGACCCCAGTCACAGGAAAGAAAGTGTGCCCCCGTTTCAGTTATTCAAGCTGCTTTAGGACTTTCCTGAAAGACAGCAATTCTATTCATCATTTCTAGTGTCACAATAAAACAAGTTCACATGTGGACTTCTTGCTCACGGGCGGCTTTCTCACCCACAAGtaagagctgcctgcaggctcctcagTTACAATGAGCTGAGTTTATCCTTCCACCAAAGGATTTATTCAGCACAACACAGCACAGGCCTGTGCCTTAAAGGAGGTCGTaaggaggtgggtgttggtctcttttcccaagtaacaagtcaCAGAACGAGGGGAAagggcctcaagttgcatcaggggaggtttaagttGGATTAGGAAACACTTCgtcaccaaaagggttgtcaggcattggcacaggctgcccaggaaagtggttgagtcaccatccctggatgtggcacttagggacatggtttaggggtggacatggtagtgttaggttgatggtcGGACACGATGGTCTCAAGGATCttgtccaacctaaatgattctgtgattcaacTCAGATTGAATGGATAGTGGATCGTTCACTCCTCAATGTCTTTGCTACACCAGCCTGTCCTCAGGACTTACAGTTTATCAGGGCCTTGGGGAAGGGACAGCTGTAGTCCTCTGCATTTCCCAAGAGCAAAGCCTCTCCCTGGTAGCAGATTTGGCTCACCAAATGCCCACCTTATGGTTCTCCCCCAAATACTTCCCCAAAAAACCATGTATGCTGTCCTTGTGCCTTCCATCTTCTGAAACTCCTACACCTTTAGTGTCACAAACACTTTGTGTTCAAATGCCTTACAGTTGCcatctgcagctggagctggagctggagctggagctggaatagaatagaatagaatagaatagaatagaatagaatagaatagaacagaacagaacagaacagaatagaataggttgaaaaagacctttaagatcatccagtccaaccattagcctaacactaccaagtccaccactaaaccagttaagggtagagtagcaatttcatgtttcctggcttggtggctggattatttttaatgaaagtaaaaactaggaatcattaaggttggaaaggatgtctaagatcatcagtccaaccatcaacccaacaccaccatgcccactaaaccatgtcccaaagtgccacatctatctggttttttaacacctccagagatggggactccaccacctctctgggcagcctgttccaatgcttgactaccctttccataaagaaatttttcctaatatccaatctaaacctcccctgacacagcttgagcccatttcctctcatcctatcgctaactacttgggagaagagaccagcctcctttcaggcagttgtagagagcaatagtgtctcccctcagccttctcttctctaggctaaacaatcccagttccctcagctgctacTCATAAGACtggtgctccagacccttcaccagccttgttgcccttctctggacacaatccagcaactcaatgtctttcttgtagtgaggggcccaaaactggacaaagtattcaaggtgcagcctcaccagtgccaagtacaggggaacaatcacttccctgctcctgctggccacactattcctgatacaagccaggatgctgttggccttcttggccacctgggcacactgatagctcatgttcagctggctgttgaccaacagccctcagatccttttctgccaggcagctttccagccactcttccccaagcctgtagtgttgcatggggttgttgtgactgaagtgcaggacccaacacttggccttgttgaaactcatacagttggccttggccggtcaatccagcctgtccagatccctctgctgGGCCTTCataccctcgagcagatcaacattcccacccagtttggtgtcatctgcaaaattcctgagggcacactcaatcccctcatccagattgttgataaagatattaaataagacTGGGCCCAAAACTGAGTCgtggggaacactgcttgtgactggtcgccaactggatttaactccattcaccacaactctctgggctcggccacccagccagttttttacccagtgaagaatacacctgcctaggccatgagctaccagcttccttaggagaatgctgtgggagacggtgtcaaaagctttacagaagtccagatagatgacatccacagccatTCCTTCAGCTGCTAGGCAGTTCACcatgtcatagaaggagatcaggttggtcaagcaggacctgcctttcatgaacccatgctggctgggcctgatcccctggttgacctgcacatgcctatTGAGGGCACTCaggatgaaccactccataatgttccccagcactgaggtcaggctgacaggcttgTAGTTCCCCAcatcctccttccggcccttcctgtagatgggcgtcacattgccaagcctccagtcatcagggacctcccctgttaaccaggactgctgataggtGATGGAGAGTGTCTTGG from Pelecanus crispus isolate bPelCri1 chromosome 8, bPelCri1.pri, whole genome shotgun sequence encodes the following:
- the LOC104031361 gene encoding protocadherin gamma-A10; translation: MVEGGGRRVRRERALLWCVLVAAWEAAWGQLRYSVPEEMPKGSFVGDVAKDLGLELPALRHREVHVFDTGRTQYFFLDLQDGHLSIKERVDREDICAAVAKCALNFEILVKNPIKLYRGEVEILDINDNSPSFPVRNSVLEISEYTAPGTRFPLEKAQDPDIGVNSLQNYKCSESSYFSLDVKNGDDGVTYPELILVNSLDREQQAAHNLILTATDGGSPVKSGSTTIQIIVLDGNDNAPQFTQPVYKVTVREDVAVGSRVLQVTATDRDEGPNAKVKYSFIKIPEKVDKTFKLDPESGEIEITEKLNFEEQEFYELDVQARDTGGLSSHSKVLIKVSDVNNHVPEIVIMSVFSPVPEDTPLGTVIAIFNVHDRDSGANGEVRCSIAERLPFRLERSFDNYYSMVTAEELDREEVAEYNVTVRAADGGSPALWSSAVLALRVLDVNDNAPVFAEARYSARLPENNAAGALVLTVRAADADWGQNARVRYRLSEGRVRGAPLSSYVSVQAETGALYALRSFDYEEVREVGLWVRAEDGGAPALSSNVSVRLVIVDENDNAPQVLYPPPAPAPGAGWAGVELAPRSAEPGALVAKVVAVDADAGQNAWLSYELAKATEPGLFRVGLHSGEVRTARFALARDAARQSLVVVVKDHGRPALSATATLTVVLAESVAELLSELGSAAAAAAAAAPGEPAGSLTRWLVVAVAAVSCLFLAFLLLLLALRLRRWRRSQLLAAGSGALRGVPASHFVGIDGVRAFLHSYSHEVSLTADSRKSQLRLSAGSCCDTLPARPPAEATGDTVPAVTSYYDFISIPRISSQMLVEFGNIVPQKANITEVPGCLDRAFNKRI